Proteins encoded in a region of the Chloroflexota bacterium genome:
- a CDS encoding TVP38/TMEM64 family protein, protein MPIRRSVRIPWRPLLIIALGLIAAVALWRPLSHMLADMESAREWLAALGPWGPIALIAVNAAQIVFAPIPGYFVQMAGGYLFGAVPGALYGLAGMLIGGALAMVLARRLGRPFVERWLGAERVARWEHAVHADALWVWFLLMASPVGDAPYYLAGLTRIPIWKLLGVVLLTRGPSVGIVAAVGAGAIALSPRLLLGALLAILLAGLLLYRTGRRIAASVEERVLRRARRTSES, encoded by the coding sequence ATGCCGATTCGCCGATCCGTGCGTATTCCGTGGCGTCCCCTGCTCATCATCGCACTGGGTCTCATCGCAGCCGTCGCCTTGTGGCGACCGCTTTCACATATGCTGGCGGACATGGAGAGCGCCAGGGAGTGGCTGGCCGCTCTGGGACCGTGGGGGCCGATCGCCCTGATCGCCGTGAACGCCGCGCAGATCGTGTTCGCCCCGATCCCCGGCTACTTCGTGCAGATGGCCGGCGGTTACCTGTTCGGCGCGGTGCCGGGCGCGCTCTACGGCCTGGCGGGGATGCTGATCGGCGGCGCGCTGGCGATGGTGCTGGCCCGGCGATTGGGACGCCCCTTCGTCGAGCGATGGCTGGGCGCGGAGCGCGTGGCCCGTTGGGAGCACGCCGTCCACGCGGACGCGCTGTGGGTGTGGTTCCTCTTGATGGCAAGCCCGGTCGGCGATGCCCCCTACTACCTGGCTGGCCTGACCCGCATCCCGATCTGGAAGCTCCTGGGCGTGGTGCTCCTCACTCGCGGGCCCTCCGTCGGGATCGTGGCGGCGGTAGGGGCCGGGGCGATCGCCCTGTCCCCCCGACTGCTGTTGGGGGCGCTCCTGGCGATCCTGTTGGCCGGCCTGCTGCTGTATCGAACGGGACGGCGGATCGCGGCGAGCGTCGAGGAACGGGTGCTGCGCCGGGCGAGGCGAACGAGCGAATCCTGA